One genomic region from Lineus longissimus chromosome 6, tnLinLong1.2, whole genome shotgun sequence encodes:
- the LOC135489642 gene encoding neurotrimin-like: MRWKPIDRALLGIYLLGLVTGVVPWGEPDHAYYDPEDMQGVNFFSSAQKVTAGDTAVLHCSFDAMPRQYMLLYGYDSLVLEWVKVEPDGRGKVIAVGNRLRTLDARMQVLKVAHHRALSILIIRDVRKEDAGKYRCHLSLATMRHKYFHLEVVEPTLSLQHNDTKANLKEGDKLVLYCNTNGYPPPMVYWTRRIKHGSNHWSTGDYYIWGNSISIDFLQQSESGTYSCHIDNFVSKRVKIDFDITVSVAPQYLQVYQNGINVGQLKDGPWWPLPEYNRAFTLMCQTQCKSPTDILWYKDDTQILGQPGEHVKLRVQKSRHRHIKSELIFHRFKRRDLGNYTCRAQNLAGHLQYTFEVDKLKEWPPPTTLWQDRHSTPWKYPRLHKVDTDDEDINRGGSGDGAGQGSGDKQEEPGQEQQIIKITAPPGLMSRNDPITPTPPDPFHSNIHFQQIDKDKLTKDNKAKDNADTAENYIRPAADAAWSGDGSTETMDDPDDEDLHIGSGHHGNYGKYGKQHDEHHPTENHGEMYI; the protein is encoded by the exons ATCATGCCTACTACGACCCGGAGGACATGCAGGGTGTCAACTTCTTCTCCTCGGCGCAGAAGGTGACTGCTGGAGACACGGCCGTCCTTCACTGTAGCTTCGACGCTATGCCTAGACAGTACATGCTGCTTTATGGATATGATAGTCTCGTG CTGGAATGGGTTAAGGTCGAACCAGACGGAAGGGGGAAAGTGATAGCAGTTGGCAACCGGCTCCGAACGCTGGATGCCAGGATGCAAGTCCTCAAAGTCGCTCACCATCGAGCGTTGTCCATTCTCATAATTCGTGACGTCAGAAAGGAAGACGCGGGAAAGTATCGGTGTCATCTTAGTTTGGCGACGATGAGGCATAAATATTTCCATTTAGAAGTCGTAG AGCCGACGTTGAGCCTCCAGCACAACGACACCAAGGCAAACCTAAAGGAGGGAGACAAACTGGTTCTTTATTGTAATACCAACGGTTACCCGCCGCCGATGGTTTACTGGACAAGGCGAATAAAGCACGGGAGTAACCACTGGTCAACCGGGGACTATTACATATGG GGCAATTCAATATCAATTGACTTCCTCCAGCAGTCAGAGAGCGGGACGTACTCCTGTCATATTGACAACTTCGTGTCAAAACGTGTCAAGATTGACTTTGATATAACAGTCTCAG TCGCACCCCAGTATCTCCAGGTCTACCAAAATGGCATCAACGTGGGACAACTCAAGGATGGACCTTGGTGGCCTCTCCCAGAATACAACCGAGCATTCACATTGATGTGTCAAACGCAGTGTAAATCGCCGACGGATATTTTGTGGTACAAAGACGACACACAGATTCTCGGACAACCAGGAGAGCATGTG AAACTCAGAGTCCAGAAGAGCCGGCATCGACATATAAAGTCCGAACTAATCTTCCATAGGTTTAAGCGGCGTGACCTTGGGAACTACACGTGCCGGGCCCAAAATCTGGCGGGACATCTTCAGTACACGTTTGAAGTTGACA aattgAAGGAATGGCCTCCACCAACCACACTATGGCAGGACAGGCACAGCACCCCCTGGAAATATCCACGGCTCCACAAAGTGGACACTGACGACGAGGACATCAACCGCGGGGGCTCGGGTGATGGAGCGGGACAAGGGAGCGGCGACAAACAAGAGGAACCTGGGCAAGAGCAACAGATCATCAAGATCACAGCGCCACCTGGGCTGATGTCTCGGAACGACCCCATCACGCCAACGCCGCCGGATCCATTCCATAGCAATATACATTTTCAACAAATCGACAAAGATAAGTTGACCAAGGATAATAAAGCAAAGGACAATGCGGATACTGCAGAGAATTATATCCGACCCGCGGCAGATGCAGCGTGGTCAGGGGACGGATCCACAGAAACCATGGACGACCCGGATGATGAAGATCTACACATTGGCagtggtcaccatggcaactaTGGGAAATATGGTAAACAACATGACGAACATCATCCAACAGAAAACCATGGCGAGATGTATATATGA